Proteins encoded by one window of Halobaculum halobium:
- a CDS encoding Rieske (2Fe-2S) protein, whose amino-acid sequence MDDDARVADADDVPEGETLLFTVRDADGELAEAFCTRLSDGTVVAYRNYCQHWTDVRLDKGDGARVTNGEVWCQKHGATFQLDTGYCDFGPCEGSVMEGVDVTVVDGGVYLDDDEYAFEQLGASGVDRGDGGDSRIDFTGN is encoded by the coding sequence ATGGACGATGACGCGCGCGTCGCCGACGCCGACGACGTGCCCGAGGGCGAGACGCTGCTGTTCACCGTCCGCGACGCCGACGGCGAGCTCGCAGAGGCGTTCTGCACCCGCCTGTCGGACGGGACGGTCGTCGCGTACCGCAACTACTGCCAGCACTGGACGGACGTGCGCCTCGACAAGGGCGACGGCGCCCGCGTCACGAACGGCGAGGTGTGGTGTCAGAAGCACGGCGCGACGTTTCAACTCGACACCGGCTACTGCGACTTCGGCCCCTGCGAGGGCTCGGTGATGGAGGGCGTCGACGTGACCGTCGTCGACGGCGGCGTGTACCTCGATGACGACGAGTACGCCTTCGAGCAACTCGGAGCCAGCGGCGTCGACAGGGGCGACGGCGGCGACAGCCGGATCGACTTCACCGGGAACTGA
- a CDS encoding aminotransferase class IV, which produces MSDDGDDHGNLVFHVDGELVPANEASVSVTDRGFQYGDAAFETVRAYGGTLWRWDAHVERLFGTLDALGMPAGELGLSALDLEARVRDALRANDLADAYVRLSVTRGETAGFAPPDAAETEPTVVAVVKPLPRGGREATGGSSTWEGPATLQTVKTRRVPDRAIPSEAKTHNYLNNVLARVETRVTGADEAVMLDGDGFVAECATANLFFVADDAIRTPSLDGPVLPGVTRAEVLDIAREEGFPVEEGRYVPDDVRDADEAFIASSIRELRPVGTYDGVDIGGGPVTTLLSRLYDERVEATCYVDDSEDQAGVDEGADHAPE; this is translated from the coding sequence ATGAGCGACGACGGCGACGATCACGGGAATCTCGTCTTTCACGTCGACGGCGAGCTCGTGCCCGCGAACGAGGCGTCGGTCTCTGTGACGGACCGTGGCTTCCAGTACGGCGACGCCGCCTTCGAGACGGTGCGGGCCTACGGGGGAACGCTGTGGCGGTGGGACGCCCACGTCGAGCGACTGTTCGGGACCCTCGACGCGCTGGGGATGCCCGCCGGCGAACTCGGGCTGTCGGCGCTGGATCTGGAGGCCCGCGTTCGAGACGCCCTCCGCGCGAACGACCTCGCGGACGCGTACGTCCGACTGTCGGTGACGCGCGGCGAGACCGCCGGATTCGCTCCGCCCGACGCCGCCGAGACCGAACCCACTGTCGTCGCTGTCGTGAAGCCGCTCCCCCGGGGAGGGCGCGAGGCAACCGGCGGCTCGTCGACGTGGGAGGGCCCGGCGACCCTCCAGACAGTGAAGACCCGCCGAGTCCCCGACCGTGCGATCCCGAGCGAGGCGAAGACGCACAACTACCTCAACAACGTCCTCGCTCGCGTCGAAACCCGCGTCACGGGTGCCGACGAGGCGGTCATGCTCGACGGCGACGGATTCGTCGCCGAGTGCGCGACGGCGAACCTCTTTTTCGTCGCCGACGACGCGATCCGGACTCCCTCGCTCGACGGGCCCGTGCTTCCGGGCGTCACCCGCGCGGAAGTGCTCGATATCGCCCGCGAGGAGGGGTTCCCGGTCGAGGAGGGACGCTACGTCCCCGACGACGTTCGCGACGCCGACGAGGCGTTCATCGCCTCCTCGATACGGGAGCTCCGCCCCGTCGGGACCTACGACGGCGTCGATATCGGAGGAGGGCCGGTGACGACGCTGCTGTCGCGGCTGTACGACGAGCGCGTCGAGGCGACGTGTTACGTCGACGATTCGGAAGACCAGGCCGGCGTCGACGAGGGCGCAGACCACGCTCCCGAATAG
- a CDS encoding anthranilate synthase component II has protein sequence MSDSVPPGDAAGGRVLVVDNYDSFAYNLVQYVGELADEVLVRRNDRVDVDGIRDLDPDGVVVSPGPGTPEEAGVSIPVFEELDYPTLGVCLGHQALCAANGAAVTLAPDVVHGKPSDVRHDGRGVFTALPDRVEVGRYHSLCVEHDAVPPSLVETAWTDDEREVVMGVRHAERPHIGVQFHPESILTPDGKRMIRNFLGVCDRGAIE, from the coding sequence GTGAGCGACTCGGTCCCACCGGGCGACGCCGCCGGCGGCCGGGTCCTGGTCGTCGACAACTACGACTCGTTCGCGTACAACCTGGTCCAGTACGTCGGCGAGCTGGCCGACGAGGTGCTCGTCCGGCGAAACGACCGCGTCGACGTGGACGGCATTCGGGACCTCGATCCCGACGGCGTCGTCGTCTCGCCCGGCCCGGGAACGCCCGAGGAGGCGGGCGTCTCGATCCCGGTGTTCGAGGAGCTCGACTACCCGACGCTTGGCGTCTGTCTGGGCCACCAAGCGCTGTGTGCGGCCAACGGCGCCGCGGTCACGCTCGCACCCGACGTCGTTCACGGCAAGCCGTCCGACGTGCGTCACGACGGCCGCGGCGTGTTCACCGCCCTGCCCGACCGCGTCGAGGTCGGGCGCTACCACTCGCTATGCGTCGAGCACGACGCGGTACCGCCGTCGCTGGTGGAGACCGCCTGGACGGACGACGAGCGCGAGGTGGTGATGGGCGTGCGCCACGCCGAACGACCCCACATCGGGGTGCAGTTCCACCCCGAGAGCATCCTCACGCCCGACGGCAAGCGCATGATCCGCAACTTCCTCGGGGTCTGCGACCGAGGTGCGATCGAATGA
- a CDS encoding anthranilate synthase component I family protein: METVTDRERFRRLAADAPADARIPVERRIAVGDPFDAYRRARRDDRPGVFYETTGGQSGRGYLGVDPAETLTVGPEAVVRDPEHPGHGDYAAPSPTLSALEGLLDAGTLVRDHCDVPYPCGAFGWLSYDVARELESFPADGAVDDRGLPRLQAAVYETLASWKEPRANGSVTLQITSCPRLEDHADADAAYDAGLGAAGDLIDRIRNGDPAVGPAPAGGDADGATFESDCGREAYAERARRVKESIRAGDTFQANVSQRLAAPAAVHPVTAYAALRARNPAPYSGLVEFSGVDLVSASPELLVRRDPTSDDADGARLETEPIAGTRPRGADPETDAALEAELAGDEKERAEHAMLVDLERNDLGKVSEYGSVSVPEYRRIDRYSEVMHLVSLVEGTERADRSLADTLAAVFPGGTITGAPKPKTMAIIDALEGTRRGPYTGSMFAAGFDGRLVANIVIRTLVRTGSAYHLRVGAGIVHDSDPEAEYEETLAKARALVRSVDDALDADMAVAHDTEADANADDTPEVDPDNQRQGDGEVDE; this comes from the coding sequence ATGGAGACGGTCACGGACCGCGAGCGGTTCCGACGCCTCGCGGCCGACGCCCCGGCTGACGCCCGGATCCCGGTCGAACGCCGGATCGCGGTCGGCGACCCCTTCGACGCCTACCGCCGTGCCCGCCGCGACGACCGCCCGGGTGTGTTCTACGAGACGACCGGCGGCCAGTCCGGTCGGGGGTACCTCGGCGTCGACCCCGCGGAGACGCTGACGGTCGGCCCCGAGGCGGTCGTCCGCGATCCCGAGCACCCGGGCCACGGCGACTACGCCGCCCCGTCGCCGACGCTGTCGGCACTGGAGGGACTGCTCGACGCCGGGACGCTTGTCCGCGACCACTGCGACGTGCCGTACCCGTGCGGCGCCTTCGGGTGGCTCTCGTACGACGTCGCCCGCGAACTGGAGTCGTTCCCTGCCGACGGCGCCGTCGACGACCGCGGCCTGCCGCGACTGCAGGCGGCGGTGTACGAGACGCTCGCGTCGTGGAAAGAACCTCGGGCCAACGGGAGTGTCACGCTCCAGATCACCTCGTGTCCCCGGCTCGAAGATCACGCGGACGCCGACGCGGCCTACGACGCCGGCCTCGGCGCCGCCGGCGACCTGATCGACCGGATACGCAACGGCGATCCTGCGGTCGGTCCCGCGCCCGCCGGCGGCGACGCCGACGGCGCGACCTTCGAGAGCGACTGCGGCCGCGAGGCGTACGCCGAGCGCGCTCGCCGCGTCAAGGAGTCGATCCGCGCGGGCGACACCTTCCAGGCGAACGTGAGCCAGCGGCTCGCGGCGCCGGCGGCGGTCCACCCGGTCACCGCCTACGCCGCCCTTCGAGCCCGCAACCCCGCGCCCTACTCCGGGCTGGTGGAGTTCTCCGGGGTCGACCTCGTGAGCGCGAGCCCCGAACTCCTGGTGCGCCGGGACCCAACCAGCGACGACGCGGACGGCGCCCGCCTCGAAACCGAGCCGATCGCCGGCACTCGACCTCGCGGTGCCGACCCGGAGACCGACGCCGCGCTGGAGGCCGAACTCGCGGGCGACGAGAAGGAGCGCGCAGAGCACGCGATGCTGGTCGACCTGGAGCGCAACGACCTCGGAAAGGTCAGCGAGTACGGCAGCGTCTCGGTCCCGGAGTACCGCCGCATCGACCGCTACTCGGAGGTGATGCACCTCGTCTCGCTGGTCGAGGGGACCGAGCGCGCCGACCGATCGCTGGCGGACACGCTCGCGGCGGTGTTCCCCGGCGGCACGATCACCGGCGCGCCGAAGCCGAAGACGATGGCCATCATCGACGCGCTGGAGGGGACCCGGCGCGGCCCATACACGGGGTCGATGTTCGCCGCCGGCTTCGACGGCCGCCTCGTCGCCAATATCGTCATTCGGACGCTCGTGCGGACCGGCAGTGCGTACCACCTTCGGGTGGGCGCGGGCATCGTCCACGACTCCGACCCCGAGGCCGAGTACGAGGAGACGCTCGCGAAGGCGCGCGCGCTCGTCAGGTCCGTCGACGACGCGCTGGATGCGGATATGGCGGTCGCACATGACACGGAGGCGGACGCGAACGCGGACGACACCCCGGAGGTGGACCCCGACAACCAAAGACAGGGGGACGGGGAGGTGGACGAGTGA
- a CDS encoding helix-hairpin-helix domain-containing protein, translating into MGLLQQIKRILGIGGDQSSGRTTETSVTVERERDEPDPETATEDAVKGTDGEIDDGGGDPAATGTDAAASTGSTVDTDDEGAAEPAEAAASPGTESVDEDDAGEDDEPVAAETDAAASTDSLVDEAEATDDAATKAEPAEAAGPESEDVTTDVDEVDPDADEGEAGGEADDGEAGGDEADGEEADDGSAGVPVDQVKGIGPAYAERLAEIGIETVADLAAADAESVAERTSVSEKRVGRWIDRAAEFEA; encoded by the coding sequence ATGGGACTCCTTCAGCAGATCAAGCGAATCCTTGGCATCGGGGGCGACCAGTCGAGCGGTCGGACGACCGAGACGTCGGTAACGGTGGAACGCGAGCGCGACGAGCCGGACCCCGAGACGGCGACCGAGGACGCCGTCAAGGGAACTGACGGGGAGATCGACGACGGCGGCGGGGACCCGGCTGCCACCGGCACCGACGCCGCCGCCTCGACTGGATCGACCGTCGACACCGACGACGAGGGCGCCGCCGAACCCGCGGAGGCCGCCGCGAGCCCGGGGACGGAGTCGGTCGACGAGGACGACGCCGGGGAGGACGACGAGCCCGTCGCCGCCGAGACGGACGCCGCCGCCTCCACAGATTCGCTGGTCGACGAGGCGGAGGCCACCGACGATGCGGCCACGAAGGCCGAGCCCGCGGAGGCCGCCGGCCCCGAGTCTGAGGACGTCACGACCGACGTGGACGAGGTCGACCCGGACGCCGACGAGGGAGAAGCAGGCGGCGAGGCTGACGACGGAGAAGCAGGCGGCGATGAAGCGGACGGCGAAGAAGCGGACGACGGATCCGCCGGCGTTCCGGTCGATCAGGTCAAGGGGATCGGTCCCGCGTACGCCGAGCGCCTCGCGGAGATCGGGATCGAGACGGTCGCGGATCTGGCGGCCGCCGACGCCGAGTCGGTCGCAGAACGGACCAGCGTCTCCGAGAAGCGCGTCGGCCGCTGGATCGACCGCGCGGCCGAGTTCGAGGCGTAA
- a CDS encoding shikimate dehydrogenase gives MDVYGLIGTPVEHSVSPPMHEAAYDALGMDARYVTFEPDVDDGARAIEAAATLGVAGLNVTVPFKQDVLSAVEPDELAAEVGAVNTIDYRSDPPRGYNTDVAGVRRAFEHHGVEREGATAVVVGAGGAGRAAAFALADDAVSLHVANRTAKRAESLAADVRASLPDDLDTTTTVSAGGLDSLADRVPAADLLVNATTVGMESDETPVPGDLLHEDLAVLDAVYAPLETRLLREAAAAGATTVDGAWMLLYQGVEAFERWTGEDAPVDAMNAALRAALE, from the coding sequence ATGGACGTGTACGGACTCATCGGGACCCCGGTCGAGCACTCGGTGTCGCCGCCGATGCACGAAGCGGCGTACGACGCGCTCGGGATGGACGCCCGCTACGTGACCTTCGAGCCGGACGTCGACGACGGCGCCCGCGCAATCGAGGCCGCGGCCACCCTCGGCGTCGCGGGGCTGAACGTGACAGTGCCGTTCAAGCAGGACGTGCTGTCGGCGGTCGAGCCCGACGAGCTCGCCGCCGAGGTCGGCGCGGTGAACACCATCGACTACCGGAGCGACCCACCACGGGGGTACAACACCGACGTGGCCGGCGTCCGCAGGGCGTTCGAGCACCACGGCGTCGAGCGCGAGGGCGCCACCGCCGTCGTCGTGGGTGCCGGCGGCGCCGGACGCGCGGCGGCGTTCGCGCTCGCCGACGACGCGGTGTCGCTCCACGTGGCCAACCGCACCGCGAAGCGAGCGGAGTCGCTCGCTGCGGACGTTCGCGCGTCGCTTCCGGACGATCTCGACACGACGACGACCGTCTCAGCGGGCGGGCTGGATTCGCTGGCCGACCGCGTGCCCGCCGCGGACCTGCTGGTGAACGCGACGACCGTCGGGATGGAGTCAGACGAGACGCCCGTGCCCGGCGACCTGCTCCACGAGGACCTCGCGGTGCTGGACGCGGTGTACGCGCCGCTGGAGACGCGCCTGCTGCGGGAGGCGGCCGCCGCCGGCGCCACGACGGTCGACGGCGCGTGGATGCTGCTGTATCAGGGCGTCGAGGCGTTCGAGCGCTGGACCGGCGAGGACGCGCCGGTCGACGCGATGAACGCCGCGCTGCGCGCGGCGCTCGAGTGA
- a CDS encoding sodium:calcium antiporter, with protein sequence MSSRLRSPLVALFGGLALTLPWIVSWLTGRAAGFSTLGTVAVSGVAVLGASFLLAWGAETAEKDVPRAFAIAVLAVLAVAPEYAVDALYAWQAGQGDAQAANLAVANMTGANRILIGIGWSGIALFSIYQAYTRGDDPNVVTTDRALGDYVSLDRDISLEIAFLFAATMFAFFVPLGGGIGGIDTLVLVGLYAAYILVIIRGEVEEIEEQVGVPAYLQSKPFPVRAAAVLGLFGYSGLLIFTAVEPFAHGLEDLGLQYGIPEFFMIQWIAPLASESPELIVTAYLVNKARATAAFNALISSKLNQWTLLIGTLAVVYSISAGQYGVLMFDEKQAAEIWITAAQSFFALAILINFQISVREALVLLVLFLSQVVTEFYFIRTMTEAAAEASSILLLEAYTVLYLVLTIGLLATRRDEIRTVASLTGTTIREAVGSDAEQPAD encoded by the coding sequence ATGAGCTCACGCCTTCGGAGCCCGCTCGTCGCGCTGTTCGGCGGGTTGGCGCTGACACTCCCCTGGATCGTCTCGTGGCTGACCGGGCGAGCCGCGGGGTTCTCGACGCTCGGAACGGTCGCCGTGAGCGGCGTCGCGGTGCTGGGGGCGTCGTTCCTGCTCGCGTGGGGCGCCGAGACCGCAGAGAAGGACGTGCCGCGCGCGTTCGCGATCGCCGTGCTCGCGGTGCTGGCGGTCGCGCCCGAGTACGCCGTCGACGCGCTGTACGCCTGGCAGGCGGGCCAGGGGGACGCGCAGGCGGCGAATCTCGCGGTCGCAAACATGACCGGCGCGAACCGGATCCTCATCGGTATCGGCTGGTCGGGCATCGCGCTGTTCTCGATCTATCAGGCGTACACCCGCGGCGACGACCCCAACGTCGTCACGACCGACCGCGCCCTCGGGGACTACGTCTCGCTCGACCGCGACATCTCGCTGGAGATCGCGTTCCTGTTCGCCGCGACCATGTTCGCGTTCTTCGTTCCGCTGGGCGGCGGTATCGGCGGTATCGACACGCTGGTGCTCGTCGGGCTGTACGCCGCGTACATCCTCGTCATCATCCGCGGCGAGGTCGAAGAGATCGAAGAGCAGGTCGGCGTTCCCGCGTACCTCCAGTCGAAGCCGTTCCCCGTCCGCGCGGCCGCCGTTCTCGGCCTGTTCGGCTACTCCGGACTGCTGATATTCACCGCCGTCGAGCCGTTCGCCCACGGGCTCGAGGACCTCGGTCTCCAGTACGGGATCCCCGAGTTCTTCATGATCCAGTGGATCGCCCCGCTGGCCTCCGAGAGCCCCGAACTCATCGTCACCGCGTACCTCGTGAACAAAGCGCGCGCGACGGCGGCGTTCAACGCGCTCATCTCCTCGAAGCTGAACCAGTGGACGCTGCTCATCGGGACGCTCGCAGTCGTGTACAGCATCTCCGCGGGCCAGTACGGCGTGCTCATGTTCGACGAGAAGCAGGCGGCGGAGATCTGGATCACCGCCGCACAGAGCTTCTTCGCGCTCGCTATCCTGATCAACTTCCAGATATCCGTGCGTGAGGCGTTGGTGTTGCTCGTGCTGTTCCTCTCGCAGGTGGTGACCGAGTTCTACTTCATCCGGACGATGACGGAGGCGGCCGCCGAGGCCAGTTCGATCCTCCTGCTTGAGGCGTACACCGTCCTCTACCTGGTGCTCACGATCGGCCTCCTCGCGACGCGCCGCGACGAGATCCGGACGGTCGCCTCGCTCACGGGGACGACCATCCGCGAGGCCGTCGGTAGCGACGCGGAACAGCCGGCAGACTGA
- the ftsZ gene encoding cell division protein FtsZ, whose amino-acid sequence MDSIVEDAINEAEEAGEAGENGASADPASDQAGGDAAADSSASDDGAPRTGKMTDEELQDVLKDLQTNITVVGCGGAGGNTVNRMAEEGIHGADLVAANTDVQHLVNIEADTKILMGQEKTQGRGAGSLPQVGEEAAIESQSEIRESLQGSDMVFVTAGLGGGTGTGSAPVVAKAAREIGALTIAIVTTPFTAEGEVRRTNAEAGLERLRDVADTVIVVPNDRLLDAVGKLPVRQAFKISDEVLMRSVKGITELITKPGLVNLDFADVRTVMEKGGVAMIGLGESDSDTKAQESVQSALRSPLLDVDISGANSALVNVTGGSDMSIEEAEGVVEEIYDRIDPDARIIWGTSIDEELDGQMRTMIVVTGVDSPQIYGRNEAAQAAAGDQLEDLDYVE is encoded by the coding sequence ATGGACTCCATCGTTGAGGACGCGATCAACGAGGCCGAGGAGGCCGGGGAAGCGGGGGAGAACGGCGCTTCCGCGGACCCGGCGTCCGACCAGGCCGGAGGCGACGCCGCGGCGGATTCGTCCGCATCGGATGACGGCGCGCCGCGCACGGGGAAGATGACCGACGAGGAACTTCAGGACGTCCTGAAAGACCTCCAGACGAACATCACCGTCGTCGGCTGCGGCGGCGCCGGCGGCAACACGGTGAACCGGATGGCCGAGGAGGGGATCCACGGCGCGGACCTCGTCGCGGCCAACACCGACGTCCAGCACCTCGTCAACATCGAGGCGGACACGAAGATCCTGATGGGCCAAGAGAAGACCCAGGGGCGCGGCGCCGGGTCGCTCCCGCAGGTCGGCGAGGAGGCGGCCATCGAGTCGCAGTCGGAGATCCGCGAGTCGCTGCAGGGGTCTGACATGGTGTTCGTCACCGCCGGACTCGGCGGCGGCACCGGCACCGGCTCGGCGCCCGTCGTCGCGAAAGCGGCACGCGAAATCGGCGCGCTCACCATCGCCATCGTCACGACGCCGTTCACCGCCGAGGGGGAGGTGCGCCGCACCAACGCCGAAGCCGGCCTCGAACGCCTCCGCGACGTGGCCGACACCGTGATCGTCGTCCCCAACGACCGCCTGCTCGACGCCGTCGGGAAACTCCCCGTGCGGCAGGCGTTCAAGATCTCCGACGAAGTCCTGATGCGCAGCGTCAAGGGCATCACCGAACTCATCACCAAGCCCGGCCTCGTCAACCTCGACTTCGCCGACGTCCGCACCGTCATGGAGAAGGGCGGCGTCGCGATGATCGGCCTCGGGGAGTCCGACTCCGACACGAAGGCGCAGGAGTCCGTCCAGTCGGCGCTGCGCTCGCCGTTGCTCGACGTGGATATCTCCGGCGCCAACTCCGCGCTCGTCAACGTCACCGGCGGCTCGGACATGTCCATCGAGGAGGCCGAGGGCGTCGTCGAGGAGATCTACGACCGGATCGACCCCGACGCGCGGATCATCTGGGGCACCTCGATCGACGAGGAACTCGACGGCCAGATGCGCACGATGATCGTCGTCACCGGCGTCGACTCCCCGCAGATCTACGGCCGCAACGAGGCCGCGCAGGCGGCCGCCGGTGACCAGCTCGAGGACCTCGACTACGTCGAGTAA
- a CDS encoding protein translocase SEC61 complex subunit gamma, translated as MDVKYDLTSYVRVLKLASTPSWEEFSQISKIAGAGIFLVGFLGFMIFAVMSVLTGGI; from the coding sequence ATGGATGTCAAGTACGACCTGACAAGCTACGTCAGGGTGCTCAAGCTGGCGAGCACGCCCTCTTGGGAAGAGTTCTCCCAGATCTCCAAGATCGCCGGTGCAGGCATCTTTCTCGTCGGGTTCCTCGGATTCATGATCTTCGCGGTCATGTCCGTCCTCACCGGAGGTATCTGA
- a CDS encoding transcription elongation factor Spt5, with the protein MPIYSVKTTASQERTVADMIASKEMAEIHAVLAPDQLTSYVMVEADDDAIIRRVLEEVPHARGLVEGPGGEAGRSSMSEVEHFLSPTPDVEGIAEGDIVELIAGPFKGEKAQVQRIDEGKDQVTVELYEATVPIPVTVRGDQIRVLDSDER; encoded by the coding sequence GTGCCGATCTACTCGGTAAAGACGACGGCCAGCCAGGAGCGCACCGTCGCCGACATGATCGCAAGCAAGGAGATGGCCGAGATCCACGCCGTGCTCGCGCCCGATCAGCTCACCAGCTACGTGATGGTCGAGGCCGACGACGACGCGATCATCCGGCGCGTGCTGGAGGAGGTACCCCACGCTCGCGGCCTCGTCGAGGGGCCGGGCGGCGAGGCGGGCCGGTCGTCGATGTCGGAGGTCGAGCACTTCCTCTCGCCGACACCCGACGTGGAGGGGATCGCCGAGGGGGACATCGTCGAGCTCATCGCCGGCCCGTTCAAGGGCGAGAAGGCCCAGGTGCAGCGGATCGACGAGGGCAAAGACCAGGTGACCGTCGAACTGTACGAGGCGACGGTCCCGATTCCGGTCACCGTGCGCGGCGACCAGATCCGCGTGCTCGACTCCGACGAGCGCTGA
- a CDS encoding DUF7565 family protein — MSRWACGLDGCDAAFDAIEDAVVHQTTAHERHECQVCGAVVPDGYFAIRHAFDEHTRAEFVRAYDADSDDVRERERIKADIEEIADLDRIVERVDGDV, encoded by the coding sequence ATGTCCCGGTGGGCCTGTGGACTCGACGGATGCGACGCGGCGTTCGACGCGATCGAGGACGCCGTCGTCCACCAAACGACCGCACACGAGCGCCACGAGTGCCAGGTGTGCGGCGCCGTCGTCCCCGACGGCTACTTCGCCATCCGCCACGCCTTCGACGAGCACACCCGCGCCGAGTTCGTTCGCGCGTACGACGCCGACTCCGACGACGTCCGCGAGCGCGAACGGATCAAAGCCGACATCGAGGAGATCGCTGACCTCGACCGGATCGTCGAGCGCGTCGACGGCGACGTGTGA
- a CDS encoding PHP domain-containing protein, producing MTAGPTRVDPHVKVLDERVVERARQSGIDTLVYARHFTRLPELRERAERFSTDEVTVVPAREVFTGDWGNRRHLLVVGLSEPVPDFITFEAALAEFERQGAAVLVPHPEFMNVSLTRAEVGAYRDRLDAVETYNAKLFGRQNDRGRRIAEAFDLSAFGSSYAHLPGTVGSTWTEFEGDARGEDALVTALKDGMPRSVVTQRDPATRLRRLVEFGHLGYENSWGKFDRLLLSGMEATHPRHIAYDGRFDDVSVY from the coding sequence GTGACTGCAGGACCGACGCGGGTCGACCCCCACGTGAAGGTACTCGACGAGAGAGTCGTCGAGCGGGCGCGCCAGTCGGGCATCGACACGCTCGTGTACGCCCGCCACTTCACGCGGCTCCCCGAACTCCGCGAGCGCGCCGAGCGGTTCTCTACCGACGAGGTCACCGTGGTCCCCGCCCGCGAAGTGTTCACCGGCGACTGGGGCAACCGTCGGCATCTCCTCGTGGTGGGCCTCTCCGAGCCAGTCCCCGACTTCATCACCTTCGAGGCGGCGCTGGCGGAGTTCGAACGCCAGGGCGCGGCCGTGCTCGTCCCGCACCCGGAGTTCATGAACGTCAGTCTCACGCGCGCGGAGGTCGGCGCGTACCGCGACCGCTTGGACGCCGTCGAGACGTACAACGCGAAGCTGTTCGGCCGCCAGAACGACCGCGGCCGCCGGATCGCCGAGGCGTTCGACCTGTCAGCGTTCGGCTCCTCGTACGCGCACCTCCCCGGGACCGTCGGGTCGACGTGGACGGAGTTCGAGGGCGACGCTCGCGGCGAGGACGCACTCGTGACGGCGCTGAAAGACGGGATGCCCCGGTCGGTCGTCACGCAGCGGGACCCGGCGACGCGACTGCGGCGGCTGGTGGAGTTCGGGCACCTCGGCTACGAGAACTCGTGGGGGAAGTTCGACCGCCTGCTGCTCTCGGGGATGGAGGCGACCCACCCGCGACACATCGCCTACGACGGTCGCTTCGACGACGTCTCGGTGTACTGA
- a CDS encoding metal-dependent hydrolase, with protein MNKKGHVLNAILLAIGLGYVLQPSGDVETFVTIVELFVPLVLGALFPDVDTAFGKHRKTLHSLPVLGIIIAYPVYFGNLQFVWIGVATHYLLDVVGSKRGIALFYPLSSTEYGLPIGVTTSSKWADTFTVAITLGELAALAAVQFFVVDLNTGTPREATAAVLASIPV; from the coding sequence GTGAACAAGAAGGGCCACGTGCTGAACGCGATCCTCCTGGCGATCGGGTTGGGTTACGTTCTCCAGCCGTCCGGGGACGTGGAGACGTTCGTCACCATCGTCGAACTGTTCGTTCCGCTCGTGCTCGGCGCGCTGTTTCCCGACGTGGACACCGCCTTCGGCAAGCACCGGAAGACGCTGCACAGTCTTCCAGTCCTCGGGATAATCATCGCGTACCCGGTCTACTTCGGGAACCTCCAGTTCGTTTGGATCGGCGTCGCGACCCACTATCTGCTGGACGTTGTCGGGAGCAAGCGCGGTATCGCGCTGTTCTACCCGCTGTCGTCGACGGAGTACGGTCTTCCGATCGGCGTGACGACCTCCAGCAAGTGGGCGGACACGTTCACGGTCGCCATCACGCTCGGCGAGCTCGCGGCGCTGGCGGCCGTGCAGTTCTTCGTCGTCGATCTCAACACCGGGACGCCGCGCGAGGCAACCGCGGCGGTTCTCGCCAGCATCCCGGTGTGA
- a CDS encoding CinA family protein, with amino-acid sequence MREFEADPPVEERVGDALREAGATVATAESCTGGLIGSRLTDVPGSSDYFDRSMVTYSYDAKLEELAVSRESLDEEGAVSEPVARSMARGVRDTAGVDWGVSTTGIAGPDGGSDEKPVGTVFVGVAHAGAWGSGESRAGVERYEFDGTRTEIKAQIARQALTDLLDAVSERQ; translated from the coding sequence ATGCGTGAGTTCGAAGCCGATCCGCCCGTCGAGGAACGCGTCGGCGACGCCCTCCGTGAGGCGGGTGCGACGGTCGCGACCGCCGAGTCGTGTACTGGCGGCCTAATCGGGTCGCGCTTGACTGACGTCCCCGGATCCAGCGACTACTTCGACCGCTCGATGGTCACGTACAGCTACGACGCGAAGCTGGAGGAGTTAGCAGTGTCGCGCGAGTCTCTCGACGAGGAGGGCGCGGTCTCGGAGCCCGTCGCCCGCTCGATGGCCCGCGGCGTTCGCGACACCGCCGGCGTCGACTGGGGCGTCTCGACCACCGGGATCGCCGGCCCCGACGGCGGCAGCGACGAGAAGCCCGTGGGGACGGTGTTCGTCGGCGTCGCGCACGCCGGCGCGTGGGGGTCCGGCGAGAGCCGCGCGGGCGTCGAGCGCTACGAGTTCGACGGAACGCGAACGGAGATCAAAGCGCAGATCGCGAGACAGGCGCTGACGGATCTACTCGACGCCGTAAGCGAGCGGCAGTAG